The region tgtggacgcaggagcctggcgggctgtgggtcatggggtcgcagagagtcagacacgactgaagcagcttagcagcagcagcagcacgtgtGAAGGGAAAAAATTATAGATAGACTGAATATGCAAATGGATGTAAATgtaaatatgcaaatatgtaagtgtaaatatgtaaatataaaatgtaaatatgtagaTGAATCCATATAGGGAAAGACAAAATAATGTCATAGCACAGTGTATAATGAAAAATTTCAGAGGCGTTCAATGTGGAAGTAAGGGGAATATTCATATAggtactaaaaattttaaaaaaatgttattagaGCAATTGATAACCTAGCTAATTCTATGAATTATTATGACGTCTACATCATGATGCATGCTGGTTTGCATTAGTTCATTAAAGGTATCTTGAAGCAATGAGAAAATTATTAAcaagtgtttcattttttaataccTTACCTTAGGTTAAAAGAGTttgttttccaataaaattattattataaaatgttgagtTAATCTAAAATTGTACTAATAGTAGAGATGGCAGTTATGAGTCAagtgatttattaaaatatgaatttagtaACAAGTGAACAGGAAGCATGCAGATAAATAATATCTTGCTAAGTGAGGGGCCCTGAAAagaccttgttctttttttttccctctgttgttTAGAGATATTAGTAAATAGCTTATAAGCTAATTGTGATGCTGAAAGGAAATGTGTATTGTTGTTCTTAGAATAGAAACTGCTCAAAATTGTTTTACTACTGTTCTTATTTCTAATGttatattagaaatatatatattatttctaataataaTATTAGAATACAATTCTAATAATTTCTGTAATTTAATTTCTGTGAAACaagaattttataataaatattttatttttactttttcattatatTAGAAATATAAGTAGAAGATTTCTGTGGCTTATGTTCATGCATGTTTAAGtaacatatatgcaaaacagaaaaagagacacatatgtacagaacagaattttggactctgtgggagaaagcgagggtgggatgattcgagagaacagcatcgaaacatgtatattatctagggtgaaacagatcaccagcccaggtgggatgcatgagacaagtgctcgggcctggtgcagtgggaagacccagaggaattgggtagagagggaggtgggaggggggttcaggatggggaatacatgtaaatccatggctgattcatgtcaatgtatgacaaaaaccactacaatattgtaaagtaattagcctccaactaataaaaataaatgaaaaaaaaaaagaaaaaaaagaaaaggcatataataaaaaatgtctACATATTAACATGTAGCaaaaatgtttgtatatttaaatatttgtgagtATACTTACCCACTCATATGCCATTGAaaggaatacaaaataaaatgaaatggattCAGCCATTCATTATTGTaaattattagaataaaaaagtgataaaaataattttttctcttaaggAATGAAATCAGAACTTCTTTAAAGTTAcctggaactgaactgaaaacactaAATGTGATAGTAagaatttcaggggaaaaaatgccattttaaaagcatttagtTGGGGAATAATTATGATTTGTATTGAATTATCAGACTTTTCTAAATCCTCCTTCTAAATTGTTAGTCATTGTCCTAAcagtattacttttttttttttaacagtattacttttcatttcttcttgtccAGTTACAAATGTCTTAATTCCAAAGAACTATAGTTCTGTCATGAgctttataacattttattaaattgcTAAATAGGTAGGTTGGAAAACTTGAGGTGAAATTGCATATTTTCACCCAAAGTTTAAAAGAAGCATGCTGTTTAATTAATGGTACCTGGTCAAGATAAAGGatattactaaaataaaataaagcaccAATTTGAAAAGtaacattataataaaatatgatttcaatcttcaTAAGATATatgtgataatttttttcttataaggcTCTATGAACTCTAGTTCTGAAATATTGATCTAATTATCTATGTTATTTTACAGAGGTGTAAATTGAAACTCAGCAGATAAAATTCTTTCTAATCATCAAATGGCAAAGTCCAGTTAAGTCAGTTAAGTAGtcagggttgtgtgtgtgtgtgctaagttgcttcagtagtgtctttttgtgaccttatggactatagcctgccgggctccgctgtccatattatccaggcaagaatagtggaggggGTTGCTACGatctcctccagagggtcttccagactcagggattgaactcatgcctcttaagtctcctgcattggcaggtgggttctttaccactagcaccacctgggaagccccctaagtAGTCAGGTAAGGGAATCCAAAAACCATAAAATTGATGGCAACactcaaagttttatttaaagcTTTTTAGCAAGGAGGAAGTCATCGTAAAGGCGGAGATCAAAGGCTTCATCCTCAAAAATGACATGTACAGTAGTTCATTTcagctcagttactcagtcgtgtccaactctttgtgaccccatggactgcagcatgcagttatagtagaaaaagcagaaaatagagTGGAATGGGATTATCAGACTAGATAAAACTGAGGAACACCTGATTTAGTTTTAAGCAAAACTGATAGTTGGGTAAATGAATCTTACTTCTTCAAAGATAGTCTTAACTCCATTAAATTCCATCAGATAATTGCTCAaaaattccatttttctctctctactctctctctctctctctttgtgtgtatatatatacatacacacatcagacttccccgatggctcagtcggtaaagaatctgcttacaatgtgggagacctgggttcagtccctgggttgggaagatcctctggaggagaacatggcaacccactctgatacttgtgcctggagaatccccatggacagagaagcctggtgggctacagtccatgtggtcacagagtcagatacacctAAGCacagcagcagaatatacatacacacacacacacacacacacatatatattcccaTCACTGAGTCTGATCtatattttgtcaaatattatTTTAGGATTATTCTACACTTGAATTTAAATAGTAAGTGAAAATCTTTTACCTTGAGATAGACCATCTCTTCTGAGGAACTAAgggatttatattttcttcttttttgtagcAAAGTCAGTTGTGGTTTATTTATTCCTTGATCATATATACTTAATGTCAAACCCAGTTAAAATAGCATGAGTTTGTGTGTAAAAATAGCAtgagtttatgtatatataaacacatatattttccCCAATACTTACAATGTCACTTCACAAACAGATCACACAGTGACTTGCTTTTCAGAGGAACATGCCATGTAGACTATAAGACTGGACTTTACACTATGTTCTACTTAGATCTATATATTCTCTTCACTTAAGTAAAATAACAGTGGTTCACAAATGCACAAAAAAATCTCTAGGCATTTGATTAAAAGAAGTCTAGAGTTGTAGGACACGAGGCTAGGTCTACAGTTCTGAAAGGAGTTTGCAGTGTGTGATTGCTCCTATTTTCCTGTAACtgcctttttgttgctgtttagtcgctgagtcatgtccagctgtttagCATTCCcgcgggctgtagcccaccaggctcctctctccgtggatttcccaggcaaaaacaccggagtgggtagccatttccttctccaggggcttcctggcccaaggatcgaacctgtgtctcctgcattagcaggcgaattctttaacTGTGTTTTACCTTTTAACGTATTATTACCTTTTATACCTTGAGGCCAAGTGTTTTGAGAGCCAGGTCTCCCCCAGGTTTAGCCTCCAACAGAGGCAGGATCACTCTCCCTCCAGATTTTTCAGTGTGTTTTTACTTTgcaaaaagttttcttttcttttcttttctcttttaacaaaGAGGATtattagtgaaaagtgaaatcaaGGAAAATGCattgagaggaaaataaaagcaggaaCCACTGAGGACAAGCTGTTTTAGAAGACTTGGCTTTTACACATTCTGACTGATTTTCCCATTAGCAGGAGAGAATCAGCAACAGAGGGAGTGATGAGAAGACAGTCACTGGCATCAAAGATGAATGACCTTCAAATCATTAGCCTTCCTTCCCAGAACCTTTTATTGCACCAAACTCTTCTTATGGAATTTTTCATCTCCATGTTTCTAAGTGTGTAGATAAGCGGGTTGAGCATGGGGACAATAATTGTGTAGAAGAGTGTAAACACTTTATCTTCTGGTAATGTTGTGGCAGGTCTAATGTAAACAAAGATGACAGGTATGAAAAAGAGGATCACGACTGTGATGTGGGAACTACAGATGGAAAGTGCTTTATGGCGGCTTTCTGCAGAATATGTGCGTACGTTATACAAAATCAAAATGTAGGAGGccatcaaaaccacaaagatcaCCAGTCCCATCAAGCCAGAATTGGCAATGACAAAAAAGCCAATTTTGTGTGTATCAATGCAGGCTAGTTTCAACAAAGGATATACATCACAGAAATAGTGATCTATTTCATTAGGGCCACAGAAAGGTAAAACAATTGCAAGAAGAAATAGACCAAGAGAATGAAGAAGTCCCCCGGCACCTGATGCTATGAGAATTGAGTGACGTCTTTGCCTGTTCATGATGATGGCGTAGTGGAGaggtttgcagatggccacatagcggtcataggccattcCTGTGAGGATGAAGACCTCAATCCCCCCAAAGAAATGTGTGGTGAAAAGCTGTGTCATGCAGTTTTTATAGGAAATGACCTTTCTCTCCAGCAGTAAGTCAGTCATGAGTTTGGGTGTCACAGTGGAGGTGTAGAAGAGATCTGAGAGTGCAAGGCAGTtaaggaagaagtacatgggctGGGTGATTAGCTGACTGCATGAAATAGAAATCACGATGATCAAGTTCCCCAACCAAATAGCCAGGtaacagaataagaaaaataaaaagcagaggatCCGGACTTTCTTGTCCGTAGAAAGTCCCAAGAGAATAAATTCAGTAACATTATTTCTATCTTCCATGATCTGATGGTCAAGAAAGTTATCTGAAATGACAGAAGCAATGAAACTAATCATtgatgagaaaatggaaacctATTATCTACTTAAAATGGCACCAATGCCTTTTAAAGACAAGTTATTTTGAGACCCACTgaaatcattttcatttaataCAACTCTTTTGAATATCTAGTACTAATATTCTTCTAAGAGCTAAGAATACAGTGATAAATTTGACAAAGTCCcagtttttatataatttaaattacttTGTGAGGAAGCAAGGAATTATATTTgtcaagaataaaaaaaaagagatactagtgttaagcagggtgacatgtAATGTGCCAATTTAGCATGCCAAATAGAGGCAACTACAGAATCTGCTTGATTAAGGGGTTTCTAGTGAAATCACAAAATTCGTGTTGGGAGTGTGGGTGGGCTTCACAGTGCTCGGTGCAGAGTCAGTgttaaataaatatcaattaaataaaaaaactgGAAAGTGAACAATGTGCTGTAATTTCAAAGGAATAATACAAGAAATAATCTATCATCCTTTAGTCAGGTAATTCATGATAAAATTGAAGAACAAATCATTTTTATGAATGGACTCATAATCCTTTTTGacttttaagaagaaataattcCTTCATGTGAAATACTCCATGAAACTTCCATATTTCTTAAACTTTATTTGTAACATCTCTGGGTTAATATATCTATAactctgcttttcctatttgtCTGTATTTCTCTTGCAAGATTATATcctctttcaaaataaattaacattCAGAAGTCATTTGAGTTACGTCTTATCAGACTGTAATTATAGTTGCCTAGTTTGGAAATAATATACTGAGAAATGGGCTCCTCTAATTCCAAAATAGTTCCCCCAAACACAATACAGTAAAAAAGATGTAGCACTTCTTCCCTTAATTTCTTAGAGAATTCACCCACACAATCTGCATGACTATATAAAAGAATCTCTTCAGTTCTCTAAAATAGAAACAGTTATACCTGTATTCAGGTAATCATCTGGTAAATACACTATATAAGCAGGCAAAATACCTAGTTTTATCCTCCCATTCTGTTGCTTAATTGTTCATTCCCTAGGATCCCAGGCTCCCATTCATGAAATAAAGTGATTAGATAATCTCTGAAGATCTCCCCAGATTCCAGTATTGTGTGATTTCTGATCCTCCATTAATTTGAGGAAGACATCTGTTTAcctctctcctgccttcccttGTCTGCTTGATACATTGAGACTATAAAAAGTAACAAATACAGTGGCAATTTCATTACAattcctgtgcctcagtttacttcTTTGTAAAAATCAAGGTAAAGATAATATCTCTTTATATGGTGTTTTTGAATAATTCGTTCCTAAATATGAAAGTTCTTAAAGCAGTATCTGGAAAGtactatatatttaataattactgGCCATCCTCAACAattactaagggcttccctgctggctccgaTGGTAGAAATCTGCTTGCCatgaaggagaccagggttcaatccctgggttgggaagatctcctggagaagggaatggctatacacgtcaataaatatttttgcctggcgaattcc is a window of Cervus canadensis isolate Bull #8, Minnesota chromosome 11, ASM1932006v1, whole genome shotgun sequence DNA encoding:
- the LOC122449350 gene encoding olfactory receptor 4P4-like, translating into MEDRNNVTEFILLGLSTDKKVRILCFLFFLFCYLAIWLGNLIIVISISCSQLITQPMYFFLNCLALSDLFYTSTVTPKLMTDLLLERKVISYKNCMTQLFTTHFFGGIEVFILTGMAYDRYVAICKPLHYAIIMNRQRRHSILIASGAGGLLHSLGLFLLAIVLPFCGPNEIDHYFCDVYPLLKLACIDTHKIGFFVIANSGLMGLVIFVVLMASYILILYNVRTYSAESRHKALSICSSHITVVILFFIPVIFVYIRPATTLPEDKVFTLFYTIIVPMLNPLIYTLRNMEMKNSIRRVWCNKRFIFEDEAFDLRLYDDFLLAKKL